A genomic region of Nostoc sp. UHCC 0702 contains the following coding sequences:
- the kdpB gene encoding potassium-transporting ATPase subunit KdpB, with product MNPVAPTPKSKPSRSRSNRPSDRRQARKKARLNTKRIYLRAIGDAFIKLNPKNAIKNPVMFLVWVGTLITLSVTIDPDLFGPTTQKNPQLFNGLLTGILFFTVWFANFAEAVAEGRGKAQAAALRSTKSETTAKKIAPDGSITEVSSTSLKQGDNIYVVAGDIIPADGEVIMGVASVDESAITGESAPVLKESGSDVASSITGGTRIISDELIIRITADPGKGFIDRMIALVEGAERTKTPNEVALTVLLTVLSLVFLFVVATLPAFAYYVKIPVSVTILIALLVALIPTTIGGLLSAIGIAGMDRVAQFNVIATSGRAVEACGDVNTLVLDKTGTITLGNRLAEEFIPINGHSMEELATIALAASVFDDTPEGKSIVRLAQRLGVRLDFDPNQAQPVDFSAKTRMSGTNLPGGREVRKGAVQAIKGFVRSRNGNDTPELDAAYERVSHQGGTPLAVCLDNEIYGVIYLKDIVKSGIRDRFEQLGRMGIRTIMLTGDNHITAAVIANEAGVDDFIAEATPEDKINVIQREQAAGKLVAMTGDGTNDAPALAQANVGLAMNTGTQAAKEAANMVDLDSDPTKLIDIVSIGKQLLITRGALTTFSIANDIAKYFAIIPVIFAAAHLQSLNIMNLTSPNSAILSALIYNALIIPVLIPLALKGVKFRPLTANQLLQRNILIYGFGGVVAPFIAIKLIDLLITAVGLA from the coding sequence ATGAATCCTGTTGCACCTACCCCCAAATCTAAACCATCACGTTCTCGTTCTAATCGTCCTAGCGATCGCCGCCAAGCACGCAAAAAAGCTAGGCTAAATACTAAGAGAATCTACCTCAGAGCCATTGGAGATGCTTTTATTAAGCTTAATCCCAAAAATGCAATCAAAAATCCGGTGATGTTTTTGGTTTGGGTAGGGACACTCATCACTTTATCAGTAACGATTGATCCCGATTTGTTTGGCCCAACTACTCAAAAGAACCCGCAACTATTCAACGGGTTGTTAACAGGGATTTTGTTTTTTACCGTTTGGTTTGCTAATTTTGCGGAAGCTGTGGCTGAAGGACGGGGAAAAGCACAAGCTGCTGCCTTGCGGTCAACCAAGTCAGAAACAACAGCTAAAAAAATCGCCCCCGATGGCAGCATTACAGAAGTCTCTTCTACTAGCCTTAAACAAGGTGACAACATCTATGTGGTGGCAGGTGATATCATTCCCGCTGATGGGGAAGTGATCATGGGTGTGGCTTCGGTGGATGAATCAGCAATTACTGGGGAATCTGCACCAGTCCTCAAAGAATCAGGTTCAGATGTTGCCAGTTCTATTACTGGTGGTACGCGCATTATTTCAGATGAATTGATTATCCGCATTACTGCTGACCCAGGCAAAGGCTTTATTGACCGGATGATTGCTTTAGTAGAAGGGGCAGAACGCACCAAAACACCGAATGAAGTTGCTTTGACGGTGTTACTTACTGTTTTGAGCTTGGTATTTCTGTTTGTTGTCGCCACTTTACCAGCATTCGCCTATTATGTCAAAATTCCAGTCAGCGTAACAATTTTGATTGCTTTGTTGGTAGCGTTGATTCCCACTACTATCGGTGGCTTACTCAGTGCCATTGGTATTGCTGGTATGGATAGAGTCGCCCAATTTAATGTGATTGCGACTTCAGGACGGGCAGTAGAAGCCTGTGGAGATGTTAACACCCTAGTGCTTGATAAAACAGGCACAATTACCCTCGGCAATCGTTTAGCAGAAGAATTTATCCCTATCAACGGTCATTCAATGGAAGAACTGGCTACCATTGCTTTAGCCGCGAGTGTATTTGATGACACACCAGAAGGAAAATCTATTGTCCGACTGGCACAAAGGTTAGGCGTCAGATTGGACTTCGACCCCAACCAAGCGCAACCTGTGGATTTTTCCGCCAAAACGCGTATGAGTGGTACAAACTTGCCTGGTGGGCGGGAAGTGCGGAAGGGTGCGGTGCAAGCAATTAAAGGATTTGTACGTTCCCGCAACGGTAACGATACCCCAGAACTGGATGCCGCCTATGAACGAGTTTCTCACCAAGGAGGCACACCCCTAGCAGTTTGCTTGGATAACGAAATTTATGGTGTAATCTATCTCAAAGATATTGTGAAATCTGGTATCCGCGATCGCTTTGAGCAGTTAGGACGGATGGGAATACGCACCATCATGCTAACCGGTGACAACCACATCACCGCAGCTGTCATTGCCAACGAAGCCGGCGTTGATGACTTCATCGCCGAAGCCACACCAGAAGACAAAATCAACGTCATTCAAAGAGAACAAGCAGCAGGTAAACTAGTGGCCATGACAGGAGACGGCACTAACGATGCACCCGCACTAGCACAGGCAAATGTTGGCTTAGCTATGAATACAGGTACTCAAGCAGCCAAAGAAGCAGCCAATATGGTGGATTTAGATTCTGACCCCACAAAACTGATCGATATTGTCAGTATTGGTAAACAATTATTGATTACTCGCGGGGCATTGACGACATTTTCTATCGCTAATGATATCGCCAAATACTTTGCAATTATTCCAGTCATCTTTGCCGCTGCTCATCTGCAAAGCTTGAATATTATGAATTTGACTAGCCCTAATTCTGCTATACTTTCAGCCCTAATTTATAATGCTTTAATTATTCCGGTTTTAATTCCCCTTGCTTTGAAAGGTGTGAAGTTTAGACCATTGACAGCTAATCAGCTGTTACAACGTAACATCTTGATTTATGGCTTTGGTGGAGTGGTCGCACCGTTTATTGCCATTAAGTTAATAGATTTGCTGATTACCGCAGTGGGGTTGGCTTAA
- the kdpC gene encoding K(+)-transporting ATPase subunit C has protein sequence MSFIKETFKVIRITLVLWLITAIIYPLAILVVGQGLFPSKANGSVMLNLESVERKPIGSALIGQVFSSERYFQGRTSVVRYSQGRKAKPTGISGASNLAPSNPELLNRIIEQANKFGEESIEPTADLIYTSGSGLDPHISLKAARQQIERVARARNIKEDDILPLLDKYTDGRFLGIFGEPGVNILRLNYALDVQEIAGKENQ, from the coding sequence ATATCTTTTATTAAAGAAACTTTCAAAGTAATTCGTATTACTCTAGTGCTGTGGTTAATCACGGCAATTATTTATCCTTTAGCGATTCTTGTAGTCGGTCAAGGTTTATTCCCATCTAAAGCTAATGGCAGTGTCATGCTGAATCTAGAAAGTGTAGAACGAAAACCAATTGGTTCAGCTTTGATTGGTCAAGTATTTAGTTCTGAGCGATATTTTCAAGGTCGTACCAGTGTGGTGAGATATAGCCAAGGCAGAAAAGCCAAGCCAACTGGTATATCTGGTGCTAGTAATCTTGCACCTAGCAATCCAGAGTTACTAAACCGAATTATCGAACAAGCAAATAAATTTGGTGAAGAAAGTATTGAACCCACTGCTGATTTAATTTATACTTCTGGTTCTGGCTTAGATCCACATATTTCTTTGAAAGCTGCAAGGCAGCAAATAGAACGTGTTGCTCGCGCTCGTAATATTAAAGAAGATGATATCTTACCTTTACTTGATAAGTATACTGATGGCAGATTTTTAGGGATTTTTGGTGAGCCAGGAGTTAATATTCTACGATTGAATTATGCTCTTGATGTACAAGAAATTGCCGGTAAAGAAAATCAATAA
- a CDS encoding sensor histidine kinase KdpD produces MYSVRRGKHKIFIGMAPGVGKTFRMLEEAHALKHEGIDVVIGLLETHGRKETGEKAEGLEILPRKQVARGGLTLTEMDTDAILKRSPQLVLIDELAHTNIPGSPREKRYEDVEIVLAAGIDVYSTMNVQHLESLNDLVARITSVVVRERVPDRILEAADEVVVIDVTPETLQERLLEGKIYAPEKIQQALDNFFQRRNLIALRELALRELADNIEENAIATTLNGQYCNIHERVLVCVSTYPNSVQLLRRGARLANYMNAPLYSLFVANPERFLTKEESLHIHTCEKLCKEFDGTFLRATSHDIAKAIAETAEKYRITQIVIGESQRSRWQILLKGSLTQKLVRLLKNIDIHIIASEKTSSSKR; encoded by the coding sequence ATTTATTCGGTGCGACGGGGTAAACACAAAATCTTTATCGGTATGGCTCCTGGTGTGGGCAAAACTTTCCGTATGCTGGAAGAAGCGCACGCACTCAAACATGAAGGAATTGATGTAGTCATTGGGCTTTTAGAAACCCACGGACGCAAGGAGACGGGAGAAAAGGCGGAAGGTTTAGAAATTTTACCCCGTAAGCAAGTGGCACGGGGTGGGTTGACGCTGACTGAAATGGATACCGATGCTATTTTAAAGCGATCGCCCCAATTAGTGTTAATTGATGAACTAGCCCATACCAATATCCCTGGTTCGCCACGAGAAAAACGTTACGAAGATGTGGAAATCGTTTTAGCAGCAGGTATTGATGTCTACTCCACAATGAATGTGCAGCATTTGGAAAGTCTTAATGACTTGGTAGCACGAATTACTAGTGTAGTTGTGCGAGAACGTGTACCTGACCGCATTCTAGAAGCAGCAGATGAAGTAGTGGTCATAGATGTTACACCGGAAACGCTGCAAGAACGGTTATTAGAAGGGAAAATTTACGCCCCAGAAAAAATTCAACAAGCCCTCGATAACTTTTTCCAACGCCGCAACCTGATAGCATTACGAGAATTGGCTTTACGGGAACTGGCAGACAACATCGAAGAAAATGCGATCGCTACAACTCTCAATGGGCAATACTGTAATATTCACGAACGGGTTTTGGTATGTGTATCAACTTATCCCAACTCAGTACAGCTTTTACGCAGGGGCGCGAGACTAGCTAACTACATGAATGCCCCGCTTTATAGTTTATTTGTTGCGAATCCTGAACGGTTCCTCACCAAGGAAGAAAGTTTACATATACATACTTGCGAAAAATTGTGTAAAGAATTTGATGGAACATTTCTGCGAGCTACCAGCCATGATATAGCCAAAGCGATCGCCGAAACAGCAGAGAAATACCGCATCACTCAAATTGTAATTGGAGAGAGTCAGCGATCGCGCTGGCAAATCCTCCTCAAGGGTTCCTTAACTCAAAAATTAGTGCGCTTGCTGAAAAACATTGATATACATATCATTGCCAGCGAGAAAACATCATCATCCAAACGCTGA
- a CDS encoding helix-turn-helix transcriptional regulator codes for MPAIEQPRVAHLIRETRQHLNLSQVKLATMLGVSFHSINRWENGRTQPSPLAMKQIQELLHQMGEAGEELLAKYF; via the coding sequence ATGCCTGCAATCGAACAGCCAAGAGTTGCACACTTAATTCGTGAGACTCGGCAGCACCTTAACCTTTCACAGGTGAAACTGGCAACGATGTTGGGGGTTTCGTTTCATAGCATAAATCGTTGGGAAAACGGACGGACACAACCTTCACCACTGGCTATGAAACAGATTCAAGAACTACTACATCAGATGGGAGAAGCTGGTGAGGAGCTGTTAGCCAAATACTTTTGA
- a CDS encoding PAS domain S-box protein → MTAEVWTIIPQDIEQVLARIGEGFVTLDRQWRYVYVNEKFAELAGINKADFLGRSIWELFPETVNSQLDIELHRAVDDQVTVQLEYFDPKRHLWLEKRVYPSETGVSILIKDITAPKRTQQHLAAQYAITRILGEASTFANAVPNILQALGESLGWQVGRLWSVDDQANSLDWVSSWYSSSLAVEDFPVFKQHTTLVDDKELPSQVWASGQPIFRKKLKGKPHNAIAFPIRLGNKILGVMEFFSKQILEPHPDLLQIMDAIATQIGQFIAQKQTESLLRSSEARYRSLAEATASIVWTATPYGSIIEEIPTWEAFTGQSPQQYKGWGWVEALHPEDRVSMLASWKQAFYHRSVAYGEYRLRRDDGEYRHVAARGVPILNETGELCEWVGMCVDISDRKQTEAERERLLMQLETEQIRLLEANALLDIVFKNAPTGIAIWDEQLRYVRLNNALAEINGLPQAAHIGKTVTEVLPKVSAEVMAALGHVVETEESILADEASGETPAAPGEKRYWSVSYYPIKLPNNITWVAAICQEITQRKLAEAERQQLLEREQAARIEAEVAKEQITNILESITDGFIAFDQEWRFTYLNHEGTRTLGRSCEELLGLNLWQEFPQLANTSFGQLYQRAFTLGIPLELEDYYPPFEAWFAVRAYPSPTGLALYFRNINRRKQAEAALQEREAGFRLLAENSTDIISRHTLDGTLLYISPACYTLLGYQPEELVGRLSSEFVHPDDLAEILEKYPVNDDLPDIYTVTHRACHKDGHYIWLEATVRTIRNPQTREILEFQASARDISDRKQVEQKQHFLAQASNILAGSLDYEKTLANLARLTVPELADWCVVDIIAENQSVHRVATAHAEPSKQQLIEQLKNYPPDLAQPGGIAEVIQLKKSQITHFISEQQMQAATCNTEHLEVLQQLEPKSGMCILLTIREQILGAMTLVSTTNRPYDHNDLILAEELAQRAAIAIDNAQLYTEAQRSQQTALQAAARTARLQAVTAALSQSLTPTQVAEVIVEQGMAALGASSALVAMITESGTELEIVQAVGYLPELVDLWRRFPVNAPVPLAEAVRTGEPVWQEATTTRIARYSHLAEAYANYDYGSWMSIPLLIEGRAVGGMSLAFAEMQQFSQDDHALVLSLAQQCAQAMERARLYQAEQTARQAAENANRIKDEFLAVLSHELRSPLNPILGWSKLLQTKKLDEKIIPQALQTIERNAKLQAQLIEDLLDISRILQGKLSLNIYPVDLTEVISAAMETVRLSAEAKSIQIHTTFAPNLGQVLGDSSRLQQIVWNLLSNAVKFTPAGGRVEVQLSVVSGQETRAKYAQITVSDTGKGINPEFLPYVFDYFRQENSTTTRKFGGLGLGLAIVRHLVELHGGTVQVESLGENQGATFTVRLPLIQQASQIKQDNRESEPDSDLNGINILIVDDDADTREFIAFLLEQYGANITAVASANEALAALAQSLPDVLLSDIGMPEVDGCMLIRQVRNLPPEQGGQIRAIALTAYAGEMNSKQVLKAGFHKHIAKPVEPAELVEAIANLYNS, encoded by the coding sequence GTGACTGCTGAAGTTTGGACGATTATTCCTCAAGACATTGAACAGGTCTTAGCTAGAATTGGCGAAGGTTTTGTGACTTTGGATCGTCAATGGCGCTACGTTTATGTCAATGAGAAATTTGCTGAATTAGCTGGGATAAACAAAGCAGACTTTTTAGGCAGAAGTATTTGGGAATTGTTTCCTGAGACAGTCAATAGTCAACTTGATATCGAGTTACATCGGGCTGTTGATGACCAAGTAACAGTACAGTTGGAGTATTTTGACCCAAAACGGCATCTATGGTTAGAAAAGCGTGTCTATCCCTCAGAAACAGGGGTATCAATATTAATTAAAGATATAACAGCGCCCAAACGCACCCAACAACATCTCGCTGCACAGTATGCCATCACCCGGATTCTTGGGGAAGCCAGCACATTTGCCAATGCAGTTCCCAACATTCTGCAAGCTTTAGGCGAAAGTTTAGGATGGCAAGTTGGTAGGCTTTGGAGTGTAGATGATCAAGCTAATTCTTTAGACTGGGTGAGTAGTTGGTATTCATCCTCTTTGGCAGTAGAAGATTTCCCAGTATTTAAGCAGCATACAACCCTTGTTGATGACAAAGAACTACCTAGTCAAGTTTGGGCAAGTGGTCAACCGATTTTCAGGAAAAAACTCAAAGGAAAACCGCACAACGCGATCGCCTTCCCGATTCGGCTGGGCAATAAAATTTTAGGTGTGATGGAATTTTTCAGCAAGCAAATTTTAGAGCCTCACCCCGACTTGCTGCAAATCATGGATGCGATCGCTACTCAAATTGGTCAGTTCATCGCACAAAAGCAAACAGAGTCATTACTACGAAGTAGTGAAGCACGCTACCGTTCCCTAGCAGAAGCAACCGCCTCCATCGTTTGGACTGCCACGCCTTACGGTAGCATTATTGAGGAAATTCCCACTTGGGAAGCATTCACCGGGCAAAGTCCTCAACAATACAAAGGGTGGGGTTGGGTTGAGGCATTGCATCCAGAAGACCGCGTATCCATGCTGGCAAGCTGGAAACAGGCATTTTATCACCGTAGCGTTGCATATGGGGAGTATCGACTACGACGGGATGACGGTGAATACCGCCATGTAGCTGCACGCGGCGTACCCATACTGAACGAAACAGGCGAACTTTGTGAATGGGTGGGGATGTGCGTAGATATTAGCGATCGCAAGCAAACCGAAGCAGAACGCGAGCGACTATTAATGCAACTGGAAACAGAACAGATTCGCTTGCTCGAAGCTAACGCCCTTCTCGATATCGTTTTCAAAAATGCCCCTACAGGTATTGCTATCTGGGATGAGCAACTCAGATATGTACGGTTGAATAATGCTTTAGCTGAAATTAACGGTTTACCCCAAGCAGCACATATTGGTAAAACCGTCACCGAGGTGTTGCCGAAAGTGAGTGCTGAAGTGATGGCAGCTTTAGGTCATGTAGTCGAAACAGAAGAATCAATACTCGCCGATGAAGCCAGTGGAGAAACCCCCGCAGCACCAGGCGAAAAGCGATATTGGTCGGTAAGTTACTATCCCATTAAACTGCCGAATAACATCACTTGGGTAGCGGCAATTTGTCAAGAAATTACACAGCGCAAGCTTGCAGAAGCCGAGCGCCAACAACTACTAGAGCGCGAGCAAGCAGCCCGAATTGAGGCTGAGGTGGCGAAAGAACAAATTACTAATATTTTAGAAAGTATCACCGATGGCTTTATCGCCTTCGACCAGGAGTGGCGCTTCACTTACCTGAATCACGAAGGAACCAGGACTTTAGGGCGTTCCTGCGAGGAGTTGCTCGGCTTGAACCTATGGCAAGAGTTTCCACAACTAGCCAATACTAGCTTTGGTCAACTTTATCAAAGAGCATTTACTCTGGGAATACCACTAGAACTAGAAGATTACTACCCACCCTTCGAGGCATGGTTTGCCGTTCGCGCCTATCCTTCCCCAACAGGACTAGCGCTTTATTTCCGTAACATTAATCGGCGTAAACAAGCAGAAGCAGCACTGCAAGAGAGGGAAGCAGGTTTTCGGCTGCTGGCTGAAAATTCCACCGATATTATTTCACGTCACACCTTAGATGGAACTCTGCTGTACATCTCACCAGCCTGCTACACATTACTAGGATATCAACCTGAAGAACTCGTAGGTCGTCTCAGCAGTGAATTTGTTCATCCAGATGATTTAGCAGAGATTCTCGAAAAATACCCAGTCAATGATGATTTACCGGATATTTACACCGTCACCCATCGAGCTTGTCACAAAGACGGACATTATATTTGGCTAGAAGCAACCGTCCGAACCATCCGCAATCCGCAAACGAGAGAAATTCTAGAGTTTCAGGCATCTGCTAGGGATATTAGCGATCGCAAACAAGTAGAACAAAAGCAACACTTTTTAGCTCAGGCTAGTAATATTTTGGCTGGCTCACTGGATTACGAGAAAACTTTAGCTAATTTGGCGCGTTTGACAGTGCCAGAGTTAGCTGATTGGTGCGTAGTTGATATTATTGCTGAAAATCAATCAGTTCATCGCGTGGCAACAGCCCATGCTGAACCATCAAAACAACAATTGATTGAACAACTAAAAAATTATCCGCCAGATTTGGCGCAGCCTGGTGGTATTGCTGAGGTAATCCAGTTAAAAAAGTCACAAATTACTCATTTTATTTCTGAGCAACAAATGCAAGCAGCAACCTGTAATACTGAGCATTTAGAAGTTTTGCAACAGCTAGAACCGAAATCTGGGATGTGTATATTGCTGACCATCCGCGAACAGATACTAGGAGCGATGACTTTAGTATCTACTACCAATCGCCCCTATGATCATAACGACCTGATTTTAGCTGAAGAACTAGCTCAGCGTGCTGCCATAGCCATCGATAACGCCCAACTTTATACAGAAGCACAGCGATCGCAACAAACTGCACTACAAGCCGCAGCTCGGACTGCCCGTCTGCAAGCTGTCACCGCCGCCCTTTCCCAATCTCTAACTCCCACACAAGTAGCTGAGGTAATTGTTGAGCAAGGTATGGCGGCTTTGGGTGCTAGTTCGGCTTTAGTAGCAATGATTACTGAAAGTGGCACAGAACTAGAAATTGTCCAAGCTGTAGGTTATCTACCAGAACTCGTAGATTTATGGCGGCGATTTCCCGTTAATGCACCCGTACCGCTAGCAGAAGCAGTTAGAACTGGAGAACCTGTTTGGCAAGAAGCAACAACCACAAGGATTGCTCGTTACTCTCATCTTGCCGAGGCGTATGCTAACTACGACTATGGCAGTTGGATGTCAATTCCATTGCTGATTGAAGGCCGGGCTGTGGGCGGTATGTCCCTAGCTTTCGCCGAAATGCAGCAGTTTAGCCAGGATGACCACGCCTTAGTGTTATCATTAGCACAGCAGTGCGCCCAAGCAATGGAACGCGCCCGCCTGTATCAAGCAGAACAAACAGCACGGCAAGCAGCAGAAAACGCCAACCGGATTAAAGACGAATTTTTAGCAGTCCTTTCCCATGAATTGCGATCGCCACTCAACCCAATTCTCGGATGGTCGAAGCTACTGCAAACCAAAAAACTCGATGAAAAGATCATTCCGCAAGCGCTACAGACCATTGAGCGCAATGCGAAATTACAGGCTCAACTGATAGAAGACTTGCTGGATATCTCCCGCATTCTCCAAGGCAAACTCAGCTTAAATATCTACCCCGTCGATCTAACAGAGGTGATTTCGGCAGCAATGGAGACGGTGCGGTTGTCAGCAGAAGCCAAATCAATCCAAATACACACAACATTTGCACCAAATTTAGGGCAAGTTTTAGGCGACTCCAGCCGATTGCAGCAAATCGTCTGGAACCTGCTTTCCAATGCAGTTAAATTTACACCCGCAGGTGGACGAGTAGAGGTACAATTGTCAGTGGTCAGTGGTCAAGAAACACGAGCGAAATATGCCCAGATCACTGTTAGCGACACAGGTAAAGGCATTAACCCGGAATTTCTTCCTTATGTGTTTGACTACTTTCGCCAAGAAAACAGTACTACCACCAGAAAGTTTGGCGGACTGGGCTTAGGATTGGCTATTGTCCGTCACTTAGTCGAACTGCATGGGGGGACAGTGCAAGTAGAAAGCTTGGGCGAAAATCAGGGGGCAACTTTTACCGTCAGGTTGCCGCTGATCCAACAAGCATCACAAATAAAACAGGATAATAGAGAATCTGAACCAGACTCAGATTTAAATGGTATCAACATCTTAATAGTGGATGATGACGCAGATACACGAGAATTCATTGCCTTTTTGCTAGAACAGTATGGAGCGAATATTACAGCAGTAGCATCAGCAAATGAAGCATTAGCCGCCTTAGCCCAATCCTTACCAGATGTGCTGTTAAGCGATATTGGGATGCCAGAAGTAGATGGATGTATGTTAATTAGACAGGTGAGAAATTTGCCGCCAGAACAGGGAGGACAGATACGCGCGATCGCGCTGACCGCCTATGCTGGAGAAATGAACTCTAAACAAGTACTAAAAGCCGGATTTCACAAGCATATCGCCAAACCAGTAGAGCCAGCCGAATTAGTCGAAGCGATCGCTAACTTATATAATTCGTAA
- a CDS encoding glutathione S-transferase family protein — MTDIKNLPIKLPSTRKKGKSLPPKLIIGAGKFVWTTLWQIMMSQLAPRNQSGEYIRPNSQFRNFVGTEEGNPYQPAAGRYNLYVGLGCPWAHRTLIVRSLKGLEDVISVSIVSPSAVSGGWVFNQPEAGCETLAQLYQLSQPGYSGRSTVPVLWDKQTKTIVNNESAEIIVMLNSEFNEFALNPTLNLYPEELKDKIEWWNQKIYNSINNGVYRCGFAQTQEAYNQACDELFTTLDEIEVVLSTNRYLCGDNLTLADVRLFTTLFRFDIVYYGLFKCNRRRIQDYQHLGGYLRELYQLQGVAGTCDLESVKQDYYGNLFPLNPGGIIPSGPDITHLLKPHDRDKIG; from the coding sequence ATGACTGATATTAAAAATTTGCCGATAAAGCTCCCCTCGACTAGGAAAAAGGGAAAGTCACTTCCTCCAAAACTAATCATTGGTGCGGGTAAGTTTGTTTGGACGACTCTATGGCAGATCATGATGTCGCAACTGGCACCGCGGAATCAGTCGGGAGAATATATTCGTCCTAACAGTCAGTTTAGAAATTTTGTTGGGACAGAAGAAGGTAATCCGTATCAACCAGCCGCAGGACGCTACAATCTCTATGTTGGGCTGGGTTGTCCTTGGGCGCACCGAACTTTGATTGTGCGATCGCTCAAAGGACTCGAAGATGTAATATCAGTGTCTATTGTTTCCCCTTCTGCGGTTTCAGGCGGTTGGGTATTCAACCAGCCAGAAGCAGGTTGTGAGACTTTGGCGCAATTGTATCAACTTTCCCAACCTGGTTACAGTGGACGCTCTACAGTTCCAGTATTGTGGGATAAACAAACAAAGACCATTGTTAACAATGAGAGTGCGGAGATTATTGTCATGCTGAACTCAGAATTTAATGAGTTCGCTTTAAATCCCACACTCAATCTCTACCCAGAAGAACTAAAAGACAAGATTGAATGGTGGAATCAAAAAATTTACAACAGTATCAACAATGGTGTGTATCGCTGTGGCTTTGCCCAAACTCAAGAGGCGTACAATCAAGCTTGTGATGAACTTTTTACTACTCTCGATGAAATTGAAGTAGTACTCAGTACCAACCGCTACCTTTGTGGAGACAATCTAACTCTGGCGGATGTTCGCCTATTCACGACTTTGTTCCGTTTTGATATTGTCTACTACGGTTTGTTCAAGTGTAACCGTCGCCGCATCCAAGATTATCAGCATCTGGGAGGCTACTTGCGTGAACTGTATCAACTCCAAGGCGTTGCTGGTACTTGTGATTTAGAAAGCGTCAAGCAGGACTATTATGGCAATTTATTCCCACTCAATCCAGGTGGAATTATTCCTTCTGGCCCTGATATTACACATTTGTTAAAACCGCACGATCGCGACAAAATTGGTTAA
- a CDS encoding class I SAM-dependent methyltransferase — translation MSNAPLRKELHEENRLSWNEATKAHNSHKGNQGKFFREGGNTLFPEEKELLGNISGLSVVHLQCNAGQDTLSLARLGATVTGIDISDEAIAFAQKLSDESGINATFHRADVFDWLEEAVNQNQKFDIAFSSYGAVVWLSNLNVWAKGIAAILKSGGRFVLVEFHPVAMMFDWDWSHKFPYFNQGKPLTWEDGISDYVAISNEGLILSDYEIGIENFNNPYRSHEFQWGIGEIVTALLQAGLTLEVLKEYPYLNGCKGFERMRADSERRWFPPEDMPNLPLMYGIVARKP, via the coding sequence ATGAGTAATGCTCCTTTGAGAAAAGAACTTCACGAAGAAAATCGTTTGTCTTGGAATGAGGCAACTAAGGCACACAATAGCCATAAGGGCAATCAAGGAAAGTTTTTTCGAGAAGGGGGAAATACACTATTTCCAGAAGAAAAGGAACTACTAGGAAATATTAGTGGTTTATCTGTGGTTCATCTCCAGTGTAATGCAGGACAAGATACTCTGAGTTTGGCAAGACTCGGTGCAACTGTTACTGGTATAGATATTAGTGATGAAGCTATAGCCTTTGCCCAAAAATTATCTGATGAATCTGGTATCAACGCTACTTTTCATCGTGCAGATGTGTTTGATTGGCTAGAGGAAGCAGTCAATCAAAACCAAAAATTCGATATTGCCTTTTCTTCTTACGGTGCAGTTGTCTGGCTATCTAATTTGAATGTTTGGGCAAAAGGAATTGCAGCAATTCTCAAATCAGGCGGGCGTTTTGTGCTTGTGGAATTCCATCCTGTGGCGATGATGTTTGATTGGGATTGGAGTCACAAGTTTCCTTATTTTAATCAGGGAAAGCCCCTGACTTGGGAAGATGGTATTAGCGATTATGTAGCTATTTCTAATGAGGGGTTAATTTTATCAGATTATGAAATTGGAATTGAAAATTTTAACAATCCCTATCGTTCTCACGAGTTTCAGTGGGGTATTGGCGAGATAGTCACAGCATTGTTGCAAGCTGGGCTGACTTTGGAAGTTTTGAAGGAATATCCCTACTTGAATGGTTGCAAGGGTTTTGAACGGATGCGTGCAGATTCAGAACGGCGGTGGTTTCCACCTGAAGATATGCCAAATCTACCATTAATGTATGGTATCGTTGCTCGCAAGCCATAA
- a CDS encoding YqaE/Pmp3 family membrane protein: MDLLRIICAIFLPPLGVFLQVGFGWDFWINIVLTLFGYIPGIIHAVWVIAKK, encoded by the coding sequence ATGGATTTACTTCGGATTATTTGTGCCATTTTCCTACCACCTCTAGGCGTATTTTTACAAGTAGGTTTTGGTTGGGATTTTTGGATTAATATAGTCTTGACACTTTTTGGTTATATTCCTGGGATTATTCATGCTGTTTGGGTAATAGCTAAAAAGTAA